One genomic window of Cannabis sativa cultivar Pink pepper isolate KNU-18-1 chromosome 2, ASM2916894v1, whole genome shotgun sequence includes the following:
- the LOC133034833 gene encoding ALBINO3-like protein 2, chloroplastic yields MATYKILNRVRRSVPATYLSTLSHAHEYPILTNPIPDPNSCNATSPLPFSSHHRRPSLLSSSPYSLLGAPGLLYSRTIFTRSGDDSEYGRAEDFDINFITKLPESTMMDATSVIGNDESILPVRLVISILDGFHDLTGLPWWIVIAFSTLSLRVVLFPILVLQLRKLNQIRPPEQSHSDPNSLSREKRQAYKKPSLLWLLPYACFQIPCFLLWMTSIRKMSLNHHPGFDCGGALWFHNLTEFSHGVLGSIFPLVIAGLHYANVQNSFRRSSVKETTGLLDVAVKYYKLGLDFMTLPILCICYCVPQGSQVYWATNLSLTFTQHFLLKHPVVRAKLGLPVEKYLNSADSSVTAPAITASEPKKPHQTSLEALSPLELLNLSTQLLSKQHIERAIPILQLALSKDPENTRGLILMGQTLMQKGLLSEAIEYMERAVSKLLLAGHLTEVADISDLIRASNWAGSLHIRQGNVKEGLTHLERIGRMKEPEHPVCKTHYFDGLLMLSSALYNEGRRKEAADYLRLAAAYNPAFNEFLEQCENDDSSPSDLTNKQQ; encoded by the exons ATGGCGACCTACAAAATTCTCAACCGCGTCCGCCGTTCTGTTCCAGCAACCTATCTCTCTACTCTCTCTCATGCACATGAATACCCCATTCTCACCAATCCTATTCCAGACCCTAACTCTTGCAATGCCACTAGCCCTCTCCCGTTTTCTTCCCATCATCGCAGACCCAGCCTCTTGTCAAGTAGTCCGTACTCATTATTGGGGGCTCCTGGTTTGTTATACTCTCGAACTATTTTCACTCGTTCTGGAGATGATTCGGAGTATGGAAGAGCCGAAGATTTTGATATCAATTTCATCACTAAGTTGCCCGAGTCTACTATGATGGATGCCACCTCAGTAATTGGTAATGATGAATCGATCCTTCCAGTTCGATTGGTCATTTCAATACTTGATGGGTTTCATGACCTTACTGGCTTACCTTG GTGGATAGTTATTGCTTTCTCTACATTGAGTCTCAGAGTTGTTCTGTTCCCTATTCTGGTCTTGCAACTTCGCAAGTTGAATCAAATTA GACCCCCTGAACAGAGTCATTCTGATCCCAATTCGCTCTCTCGGGAGAAAAGGCAAGCTTATAAGAAGCCCTCACTTTTGTGGCTGCTTCCATACGCTTGTTTCCAG ATCCCATGCTTCTTATTGTGGATGACTAGTATACGAAAAATGTCTCTGAATCATCACCCTGGGTTTGATTGT GGTGGTGCTCTTTGGTTCCATAATTTAACTGAATTCTCGCATGGAGTTTTAGGCTCCATATTTCCATTAGTTATTGCTGGTTTGCACTATGCCAATGTTCAG aaCTCTTTTAGAAGATCTTCTGTTAAAGAAACAACTGGTCTACTCGACGTAGCAGTAAAA TATTACAAGCTCGGCTTGGATTTCATGACTCTACCTATCCTTTGTATCTGTTACTGTGTCCCCCAG GGAAGTCAAGTCTATTGGGCTACAAATCTTTCACTAACTTTTACTCAG CATTTTCTCCTCAAACATCCTGTTGTGCGTGCAAAGCTAGGGCTACCAGTCGAGAAATATCTTAATTCTGCAGATTCAAGTGTTACTGCTCCTGCTATAACTGCAAGTGAACCTAAAAAACCGCACCAAACATCTTTGGAAGCCCTCTCTCCACTAGAACTGCTTAAC CTTTCCACCCAACTATTATCGAAACAACATATAGAAAGAGCAATTCCTATACTACA ACTGGCACTCTCCAAAGATCCTGAGAATACTAGGGGTTTAATTCTTATGGGTCAGACTCTAATGCAGAAGGGACTGCTTTCAGAGGCTATTGAATACATGGAGCGTGCCGTTTCAAAG CTCTTACTTGCTGGCCATCTTACAGAAGTTGCAGATATTTCTGATTTAATCCGTGCCTCTAATTGGGCTGGTTCTCTCCATATTCGGCAG GGAAACGTCAAGGAAGGGCTAACACATTTGGAAAGGATTGGAAGAATGAAAGAACCAGAGCATCCAGTGTGCAAAACTCACTACTTTGATGGATTATTAATGCTTTCGAG TGCTTTATACAACGAGGGTCGCAGGAAAGAAGCTGCTGATTATCTTCGATTAGCTGCTGCTTATAACCCTGCTTTCAACGAGTTCTTAGAGCAATGCGAAAATGATGACTCTTCACCCAGCGATCTTACCAACAAACAACAATAG
- the LOC115720626 gene encoding F-box/FBD/LRR-repeat protein At3g26920 produces MARKRAKTAISMAEEDDGFSKLPDAIIQHILSFLPTVDVVRTCLLTKRWKLMWYSVPTLTFSDATTDFQSSQAVENFYKYVDNCLICRKRGMNFMVDTAIASFKLQMKNSYHTSKATYLDKWLEFLVKNKVKEINLQLGFAFDRALSCYSLPISVLNTRELTVLELDRLDLNTAYSIRLPALKTLSLKNVYFEDNLKDDAIFKLLLGCPSLETLLLSLCDNLVPLGYPLCLQSFSLKWLKIKYLAFVPPLQVEAINLESLVVNGFIFKDTNLFACKRIRNLSLTFDHCSEEDPSKSLECLISTLPLLENLTLKDCYKVKLEHIKISNQQLKSFNLKNRCTKYDYGMNIIIEFAPKLESFNYEGHTNFGISMESSNLLNGKFVIHNLHENYDANGFISMMNFLLNLNCSWNIVTLHVPSFKVLIMPEYLKRICHSSLLNWKHLKINSDCKLVKESDLKDNLLQISSSLETLYINEKDIF; encoded by the exons ATGGCAAGAAAAAGAGCTAAAACGGCAATATCAATGGCTGAGGAAGATGATGGATTTTCGAAACTACCTGATGCAATCATCCAACACATCTTGTCATTTCTACCCACTGTGGATGTCGTTCGTACATGCCTACTAACAAAGCGTTGGAAGCTCATGTGGTACTCAGTCCCCACACTCACTTTCTCTGATGCTACAACTGATTTTCAATCGTCACAGGCCGTAGAAAATTTCTACAAGTATGTCGATAATTGTTTGATATGCCGCAAGAGAGGTATGAATTTTATGGTGGATACAGCCATAGCTAGTTTCAAGCTTCAGATGAAGAATTCCTATCATACAAGCAAAGCCACTTACCTAgataaatggttagaatttttAGTTAAAAACAAAGTCAAGGAAATAAATCTTCAATTGGGTTTTGCCTTTGATCGTGCTTTGAGTTGTTACAGCTTACCTATATCAGTACTCAACACTAGAGAGTTGACTGTTTTAGAGTTGGATAGGTTAGATTTGAACACTGCCTATTCAATTAGACTTCCAGCATTGAAAACTTTGTCATTGAAAAATGTTTACTTTGAAGATAATTTGAAGGATGATGCAATATTTAAGTTATTGCTGGGTTGCCCTTCCCTTGAGACATTGCTGTTAAGTTTGTGTGATAACTTAGTTCCTCTTGGTTATCCGCTCTGCTTGCAAAGTTTTAGCCTGAAGTGgctgaaaattaaatatcttgcCTTTGTACCACCTCTTCAAGTCGAAGCCATAAATCTTGAATCTTTGGTAGTAAATGGATTCATCTTTAAAGATACAAATCTCTTTGCATGCAAGAGAATTAGAAATCTCTCACTAACTTTTGATCATTGTAGTGAAGAAGACCCATCTAAATCATTAGAGTGTCTCATTTCAACCCTTCCACTCCTTGAGAATTTGACTTTGAAGGACTGTTACAAAGTGAAGTTAGAGCACATTAAAATTTCGAATCAGCAGTTGAAAAGTTTCAATTTGAAGAATAGGTGTACTAAATATGATTATGGGATGAACATTATAATTGAATTTGCTCCAAAATTAGAATCCTTCAATTATGAAGGCCATACCAACTTTGGCATATCAATGGAGTCTTCTAATTTGTTGAATGGAAAATTTGTGATTCATAATCTGCATGAGAACTATGACGCAAATGGATTTATCAGTATGATGAATTTCCTTTTGAATCTCAATTGCTCTTGGAATATTGTGACTTTGCATGTTCCTTCATTTAAG GTTCTCATAATGCCTGAATATTTGAAGAGGATATGTCACTCTTCTTTACTTAATTGGAAGCATCTCAAAATTAACTCTGATTGTAAGTTGGTCAAAGAATCAGACTTAAAAGATAACTTGTTGCAAATATCATCATCTTTAGAAACATTATATATTAATGAAAAGGACATATTTTAG